In Dunckerocampus dactyliophorus isolate RoL2022-P2 chromosome 14, RoL_Ddac_1.1, whole genome shotgun sequence, one DNA window encodes the following:
- the valopa gene encoding vertebrate ancient long opsin a isoform X2, with product MEALSLSVNAVSHTVAAELSPTDDPFSGPIRNIAPWNFTILALLMFVVTSLSLSENFLVMFVTYKFKQLRQPLNYVIVNLAIADFLVSLTGGLISFLTNARGYFFLGQWACVAEGFAVTFFGIVALWSLAVLSFERFFVICRPLGNIRLQAKHAVMGLLFVWTFSFICTFPPVLGWNRYTVSKIGTTCEPDWYSSTFTDHSYIITFFTTCFILPLGLIFFCYGKLLQKLRKVSHGRLASVRKPERQVTRMVVVMIIAFMVAWTPYAVFAILVTAHPTIELDARLASIPAFFSKTAAVYNPIIYVFMNKQEVPHPALHRQAGHARQPNEPDVSTTRNYCGESARRNDHHCSPHPCGWYSIAQV from the exons ATGGAGGCTTTAAGTCTCTCCGTGAACGCCGTGTCCCACACCGTGGCGGCTGAGCTGAGCCCAACCGATGACCCGTTCAGCGGACCCATCAGGAACATCGCGCCATGGAACTTCACCATCTTGGCACTGCTCATGTTTGTGGTCACCTCGCTGTCCCTGAGCGAAAACTTCCtggtcatgtttgtcacatacaAGTTCAAACAACTCAGACAGCCGCTCAACTACGTCATAGTCAACTTGGCCATAGCTGACTTTCTGGTCTCCCTCACCGGAGGACTCATAAGTTTCCTGACCAACGCCAGAGGTTATTTCTTCTTGGGCCAGTGGGCTTGTGTGGCGGAAGGCTTTGCTGTCACTTTTTTCG GAATCGTGGCCCTGTGGTCCCTGGCCGTTCTGTCTTTCGAGCGATTCTTCGTGATCTGCCGACCTCTGGGCAACATCCGACTGCAAGCCAAGCATGCCGTCATGGGTCTCCTCTTCGTCTGGACCTTTTCCTTCATTTGCACCTTCCCTCCAGTGTTGGGCTGGAACAGATACACTGTCAGCAAGATTGGAACAACCTGTGAGCCTGACTG GTATTCATCCACCTTCACCGACCATAGCTACATCATCACTTTCTTCACCACCTGTTTCATTCTGCCTCTTGGACTGATCTTCTTCTGCTATGGGAAGCTCCTGCAAAAGCTCAGAAAG GTGTCCCATGGTCGTCTGGCCAGTGTCAGGAAGCCTGAGCGTCAGGTGACGCGTATGGTTGTAGTCATGATTATAGCATTCATGGTGGCATGGACACCATACGCAGTCTTCGCCATACTAGTCACAGCTCATCCAACCATTGAATTGGATGCCAGGTTGGCTTCCATCCCGGCATTCTTCTCCAAGACTGCTGCGGTGTATAACCCAATCATCTACGTGTTCATGAACAAACAG GAAGTGCCTCATCCAGCTCTTCACCGGCAGGCTGGCCATGCCAGACAGCCAAATGAACCAGACGTCAGCACGACCCGGAACTACTGCGGAGAGTCAGCTAGGAGAAATGACCACCATTGCAGCCCGCATCCCTGTGGGTGGTACAGCATCGCCCAGGTCTGA
- the valopa gene encoding vertebrate ancient long opsin a isoform X1: MEALSLSVNAVSHTVAAELSPTDDPFSGPIRNIAPWNFTILALLMFVVTSLSLSENFLVMFVTYKFKQLRQPLNYVIVNLAIADFLVSLTGGLISFLTNARGYFFLGQWACVAEGFAVTFFGIVALWSLAVLSFERFFVICRPLGNIRLQAKHAVMGLLFVWTFSFICTFPPVLGWNRYTVSKIGTTCEPDWYSSTFTDHSYIITFFTTCFILPLGLIFFCYGKLLQKLRKVSHGRLASVRKPERQVTRMVVVMIIAFMVAWTPYAVFAILVTAHPTIELDARLASIPAFFSKTAAVYNPIIYVFMNKQFRKCLIQLFTGRLAMPDSQMNQTSARPGTTAESQLGEMTTIAARIPVGGTASPRSEVSPTDCSSFAQLPIPENKVCPI; this comes from the exons ATGGAGGCTTTAAGTCTCTCCGTGAACGCCGTGTCCCACACCGTGGCGGCTGAGCTGAGCCCAACCGATGACCCGTTCAGCGGACCCATCAGGAACATCGCGCCATGGAACTTCACCATCTTGGCACTGCTCATGTTTGTGGTCACCTCGCTGTCCCTGAGCGAAAACTTCCtggtcatgtttgtcacatacaAGTTCAAACAACTCAGACAGCCGCTCAACTACGTCATAGTCAACTTGGCCATAGCTGACTTTCTGGTCTCCCTCACCGGAGGACTCATAAGTTTCCTGACCAACGCCAGAGGTTATTTCTTCTTGGGCCAGTGGGCTTGTGTGGCGGAAGGCTTTGCTGTCACTTTTTTCG GAATCGTGGCCCTGTGGTCCCTGGCCGTTCTGTCTTTCGAGCGATTCTTCGTGATCTGCCGACCTCTGGGCAACATCCGACTGCAAGCCAAGCATGCCGTCATGGGTCTCCTCTTCGTCTGGACCTTTTCCTTCATTTGCACCTTCCCTCCAGTGTTGGGCTGGAACAGATACACTGTCAGCAAGATTGGAACAACCTGTGAGCCTGACTG GTATTCATCCACCTTCACCGACCATAGCTACATCATCACTTTCTTCACCACCTGTTTCATTCTGCCTCTTGGACTGATCTTCTTCTGCTATGGGAAGCTCCTGCAAAAGCTCAGAAAG GTGTCCCATGGTCGTCTGGCCAGTGTCAGGAAGCCTGAGCGTCAGGTGACGCGTATGGTTGTAGTCATGATTATAGCATTCATGGTGGCATGGACACCATACGCAGTCTTCGCCATACTAGTCACAGCTCATCCAACCATTGAATTGGATGCCAGGTTGGCTTCCATCCCGGCATTCTTCTCCAAGACTGCTGCGGTGTATAACCCAATCATCTACGTGTTCATGAACAAACAG TTCAGGAAGTGCCTCATCCAGCTCTTCACCGGCAGGCTGGCCATGCCAGACAGCCAAATGAACCAGACGTCAGCACGACCCGGAACTACTGCGGAGAGTCAGCTAGGAGAAATGACCACCATTGCAGCCCGCATCCCTGTGGGTGGTACAGCATCGCCCAGGTCTGAAGTGTCTCCGACTGACTGCAGCTCCTTTGCCCAGCTGCCCATCCCTGAGAACAAAGTGTGTCCGATATAA